One genomic region from Deltaproteobacteria bacterium encodes:
- the rplD gene encoding 50S ribosomal protein L4 has product MAVIDVYNLQKEKTSEMELRDDVFQVPIKTHVLHEVVVSQLNARRSGNASTKTRSEVKRSGRKLYRQKGTGRARAGSAGSPTRRGGGIALGPKPRSYAQRVPKKVRKAALRMALSDKFSSDHLIVVSDFDLPEIKTKGFLEVLKNFSVKKALIVTESKNENLEKSSRNVPWVKVLRHEGLNVYDILTHDYLFLVQPAVSKIEEALVS; this is encoded by the coding sequence ATGGCGGTTATTGACGTATATAATCTTCAGAAGGAAAAAACCTCGGAAATGGAACTGCGGGACGATGTCTTCCAGGTGCCCATCAAGACCCATGTACTGCATGAGGTCGTGGTAAGCCAGCTCAACGCCAGGAGGTCAGGAAACGCTTCCACGAAAACCCGCTCCGAGGTGAAAAGATCCGGAAGAAAACTGTACCGACAGAAGGGAACGGGAAGAGCAAGGGCCGGGAGTGCTGGTTCTCCCACCAGGAGAGGGGGAGGAATCGCCCTGGGCCCCAAACCGAGAAGTTACGCTCAACGGGTCCCAAAGAAGGTCCGAAAGGCCGCACTCCGGATGGCCTTGAGCGATAAGTTTTCGAGCGATCATCTGATCGTTGTGAGCGATTTCGATCTTCCCGAGATCAAGACAAAGGGTTTCTTGGAAGTGTTGAAGAACTTCAGTGTGAAGAAGGCCCTTATTGTCACCGAAAGCAAGAACGAAAACCTTGAGAAGTCCTCCAGGAATGTACCTTGGGTCAAGGTGTTGCGCCATGAAGGACTCAATGTATACGATATCCTGACCCATGATTATCTTTTCCTGGTCCAACCCGCGGTGAGTAAAATCGAGGAGGCATTGGTTTCCTGA